Part of the Triticum urartu cultivar G1812 chromosome 2, Tu2.1, whole genome shotgun sequence genome, ACCTGCCCTGTGAGAAACATTGAGTGTTCTTGAACAGTCCCTATCCTATCCGGGGACATGTTCCAGAAGGATGTTGTACTGCTTGATTTTTCCTCTCTTCCACTATAATGCAAAAGCAGAGCTCCTGCTATTCCCGTCAAAAAAAAAGCAACATCCCGAGGCCGACATCACCAAAGGAAAGATGGTTATCTCATACGATCACTCCAGATCCAATGGCAAACGTGAAGTGACCGTGGCTTCCTGTACCAGGCCGCCCGAGCAGTGGAGCAAGCCACCAGAGGGCTGGGTAAAGCTGAACGTCGATGGAGCATGGCGGGAAGCTGATGGAACCGGTGGCGCGGGGATGATACTCCGAGATCACGTGGGAGCAGTCATTTTCGCGTCTTGCAGGTTCCTCCCGAGATGTGCAAGTCCTCTTGAGGCTGAACTATCAGCGTGCATGGAGGGAGTTACCCTGGCTCTCGAGTGGAGCATGGCGCCTCTCGTCCTGGAGATGGACTGTGCTGCTGCAGTAAGCATGATTAAGGAAACATCATTGGACAGATCCCCCAATGCGTCTCTTGTTGGAGAGATTAAGAGGAAGCTAGCTGTAGGGAGGGAGCATGCGATCAGGTTGATTCCTAGAGAGCAAATACCAGTCATGCCCTTTCGCAAATGGGATGCTCGATTCCACGTACGGCCGTCTGGCTGCGTTCGGCACCTGACGAGATCGTTGGTTTATGTAAGCAAGACTGTGGCGAATCCACTTGAGTAATGAAATGATCCTTTCGCAAAAAAAAAATGTCCTCATTTGTGCTTAATTTTGGGAGGATCCAATCTAGTAATTGTAGTTCTGAACCTTTATTTTTCTGTATGTTTATAGATTGGGCACATTGTTGCGAGGCATTCAGTGGAGCGGAACCTTTACAGGAGGAGCTGGTTTCCGTCCTGCCTTAGGCAGTActtgctactccctccgtccgaaaatacttgtcattgaaattgatgtatctagatgtattttagttctagatacatctatttccatccattttgatgacaagtatttccggacggagggagtacaaaggTATATATATGGAATTCAATTCCTCGCATTCCATGGTCATCTCGCATTATGTGATGCATTCACAAATTTACTGTCTCTTGTACTATATGCAAGCAACATATATGTCTAGAGGCCTTTCTAATGATGTTCATATAGGCAGGAGCTAGAGGCAGATCACACTGGAATCCTACTGCTAGGCGCTGCTGGTTACGATCCACGCGTAGCCCCGACAACCATTGAAACAATCAAGGAAAAGCTAGGATCAAGGAAAGCATGCGCCATTCATCCTTCCACTGAGGCAAGATTGCAGCTCTTGTCGCAACACAAGGTCATGGAGGAGGCACTCGAACTTTATAGAGAGGTTAAAGCCAACTACTCGCTTTGCTTGACGCTCAGATCCATGGCGGCCAGTCCTGGGTATGGTAGATTTTTGCTTGGGGAGTGAACCACTTTGTGTACTATTTCTCCCATCTTGTCTTGCTGGATCTTGAGGCTCCACAAGGTTTTCATGCTTTTGTGCTGGATACTCATTCTTTACTGCTGACTTGAAACAATATTTATATATATAAAGTTACTAGTTTTGTTTCCCCCTGAATAGCTGATAGTTAGATGTATGTCATTTACGTTCTGGGTGAATTTTTATTAACACCAATCTATTATTTTTTTCAGTATTAGTATAGATAAACATCATGCATACCTTCATATACCATATATCATCAGTTTTATCGTTGGCAATTCACTGTTGCAATGCGACTGACCCATCCTAATGGTATGGTACACCAATGCAGGCAGCACAAGACTGCATAGACACGAACACACGCAGGGCCTGTCTGCAAGTACACACTGATCGTATCCGTAACGAAGTTTTAAATTATAGCTAGTGGCGTATGTTACAGTTACACACACGTACACAAAGTAGCATTAGCCAGCAGGCAACAGCCAAGCACACAAGTGAAACTATAATTAAGTCCATAACCGTACTGGGAATAGTTCGAGCGACCAACACTAGATTTTATCCCTTCCCCAACAATTTTATTGGAAATCTACTTCCAATTGGTAGCATAAATTTAGAACAAGCCATTTCTGATCGAGAGAACTAACTAGCTAGGGTATTGGTAGCCAGATGACTGTGTCCCAGCTGATTGTGGCGGCTGCTGGGCTTCTCTCTGCTTGGCGTACTCCGCAAATATCACCCAACCATCGAGGAACTACACCAAAAAAGGGGCTAGCGTCACAAGAGTAGATTAAAAGTTGCTAAGCTACAGTATAGACAATGTTTAGTGTCACCTAGACCAAGATAAGCAAGAAACATCAGCTAATAACTGATATACTGTTTCCGAGTTACCATTATTCGAACAAGAGCAAGTGTTTCCTACCACACCATGAGCCATCCAGGTAGTGCATTATCTGATCAATATAACGACTCACCTTTCCATCCATGCCTTTTATGCCCTCACCAGCTTCTTCTACGGTTGCATATCTCACAAAGCCAAACCCTCTAGAGTATCCAGATATTCTATCAGTGATGACTCTTGCTGCAAATACAGTGACAAATGGatttagtagtagtagtacaGAGAGGAATTAATTACAGAGCTGAGAACCACTTACCGTCAGTAACCTGGCCAAATTTCGAGAAGGCTTCCCTCAGTCCGTCAGATGTCGTGCGCTTATTCAAACCTGCATAGGTACAAGAACAAATTTAAAAACAAACACAAGTGAAACTCCAGAGGGAATTTGTGTATCGTTGTCATTACCATTTTCTTCTATAAACAAAATAAATTATTGGCATTCAAACCACATGAACTACTGGCATCCCAAAAGTTGGGACTAGAGAAAATCAAAGAACCCTTAAGAAAATATACCAAGTTTTGCTTTTCCACAGCAAAAATTCAGTAGTTATTCTGTACGCATGAAAGGAAACTGTAGTGAAGAGAACCAAACACAGTGCAAAACTTCAGCTAAGCTTACAGTTTTAAAAGATCTTATCCTTAGTTATATCAATAAGACAGTGAATATGTTTGAGATAATATATGTTTCTTTCTGGTTTTGCTTTGTTATAGAAAGAGTAATAGTTGAAAGGGGCAACCAGAAGACCAAGTAGTTCATCAGTTAGAGGCTTTTGACCATAATATTTCCCATATATCCCCAAAAGAGCATTTCCGAACACTCGAACAGCATTGAAAAAGGACAACCATGCCTTTTGGACAGTACCAAGTCTCATCAGTTAAACTATTAATTGCATGCTTAGTTCCTGTTAAAATAGTATGCCTGGACCAAATACATATAATTCGTGTTCTGCCTTATATTAACTACTCAAAAAAGGGCATGCTTGGTTAAGTAACCCCAGGTAAAATGTGGCTGCTACAAAAATTGTGGCAAACAAAATgaccacaagtgtggcaaagtTTGGCAACTAAAGTTTGAGGCTATTTCGGGTATTACGGGTGGAGCCCCGTTACCCCTGTTCTCATGTGGCAATGTACCACATGCCTAAGGAATTGTGGTGCGACTCAGAAGTGCATGGCTACACCTTGCTGCCAAAGCTTTTCCTGCTAAAAACTTGCCTCCTCTCTTTGTGTTCAACATGCTGCCACACCTCAGTTCTGGGCGGCATTGGAGGAACTGGGTAGCCATCCTTCTTGCCAGTTCAAAGCTCCCGCATCCTCCTCAATGGTTTCCTGGGAGTAACACTGGTCGGGTTCTGCAGAAAGGGGACCCATCTGTACCCTGTGCTTTTACCTGGCTATGGAAGTCCTAAGTGCCTTCTTCCAGACAGGCGACAGCTGGACCATCCAACATGTTCCAATCTTTTGGGTCATATGGGCATCCGTCATCAGGCGTTGGTGTATGCTGATGATGTGGTGGTTTTCTTCATGCCCATAGAGTCAGACCTTGATGCGGTGAATGCATTGCTGGAGCAAGTGCACCATCACACGCAGTAGACCTTGATGCTGCTGCTTTCGGACTCGGAACTAATCTGAGCAAGGGCGCCATGAAATCCATAGAGTGCTCCGAGGAGAATACCCAGCTAGCCCTCCAGCCTTTGTCAATTACGAAGTGGCGAAAGCAGGACCTCTAGGCTCCAGGAACTCAATAAataaagtactccctctgtaaaaaAATAtatgatctaaacgctcttatatttctttacagagggagtactagctAAGCTCCGAACCTGGAAGACAAGCATGGTGACCAGGGGCAGCCAGTTGTGCCCATCACGACAATGCTTCTCCACTCTCTTAGTGTATCACATGATGTGGTTTCCATTGCCAGTCTGGCAGCTTAAGGCAATTGAGAACTGCCATTGTGCCCCCCTCTGGAAGGGCACCAAAGTGGCTGGCAGGCTGTCTTGTCACTTGGAGTGCTGTCTCCTGTCTGTGTACCCTGAGTATGGAGGTCTTAGAGTCTTAAACTTCTTGGTTACACACTCAATGTTAGGTGGATGTGGCTGCACCACACCAGCGCCACGCGCACCTAGGCCGGTCTCACTATGCAGCACAAGGTCCAGCAGATATTCCACGCGACAGCAGAGTTTGTGTTTGGGGACAGCCAGATCACGCTATTCTGGATTGATAGAGAATCAGTCAAATCCATCATCGGGCCCTTTGATCCACGACTGTCGAGATTCAAGAATCAAGGAAGGTCGGTCAGGCAATGGATGGGTTAGACTGGGTCCACAATATCACTGGCGTGCTCACGGTCACTGACCTAGCCCAGTTTAGTCACTCCCTGTGGAGCAGTGGTTCTGGCACCACCCTCATTGCTTGCCAAGAGAGTGTGGTCCTTTGGCGTCAGTCCTCAGATTTGCAATACTTGGCGCAATCAGCTCATAAAGTGTTCTTCCTTGGTCATACCACCTTCCCTTGCCAATCTCTAAAAGGCCGTGCACCCCTGAAGTGTCGATGTTTCCTTTGGCTAGCATTGCAGGAGCGACATGGCCTTCCTAGCCATGAAACTGCCCCATGTGCTCCAAGAGACGAAGTCAGCAGAGCACCTTTTCATCTGCTGCCCGGGGTAGAGGCAGCAGCTAACGGATCTTATCCTTAATGTGCAGGCCATGCCATGTAATCCCCTTGACAGCTAAGGTTGTCTATGCATAGAAGTACTCTGAAGCACAAGACGAGTCTTCTGGCTGTGGTATACAACATCAAGGTGGAATTCAACTTTCGGTTGTGTAAACCATCATGAGGAGTAGCTAGTGTGTGCATGCTGCCTTCCTGTGATGTAAAAGTTGCCTCATCTGCAGTCTAGTATTGACCTTGACCTTTAGCACTGTCTGCCAAACTCTTGTGCCTATTATGCTTTACTTCTTAATGCAAAAATATGCAAGCGCATGTTTGCACATTATCTAAAAGACTAAAACCATACTTTCATGGGCTAACTATCTGTTTTACTTGCAGAATTAACCAAAaacaaaatttgaatttttaTTCCAGACAGCACATTACATGAACAGGAACGCAAAGCATGCAAAATAAGATGGAAAATATTCAATCCAACAGTAAATCAAGAAATGCACGGGTAAACATCCAATATATCTCAAAATTCAACCAAGGGCAGTGGAAGTGAAAGTTATGACTTGAAGCTTGAATGCTGAAGAACATTGAACGTACAGTTTCATGAAAGGAACCAATGACCTAACTGTGAGGGCCCTCAGAGCTACCATGACACAACAATAGCAGTCTACAGCACACACGAACGAGAAATTGATGCTCGTGGGAAGGTTTGGTGGTGTTTCGCTTAAGGGATGAGCAGTAAGATATTGTGCCACTGGTTCCACACCGCCATTTCCAAGGAATGGGAGTGCAGAGAGGTGCAACTCCAGGAGAGCAGGAGGGTTCGTGGCCATTGGAGTGGTGGAGCCAGTCAGGGTCACTCATGCTGGTTGGGTATTTGCGATACGGCTAAGGCTAGAAAGGAGAATGCCTGTTTGATCTTCACTAAAATAGATCATTTAACTCTGACAATGTATATTAATTGggtgtgtctagggcacatctagatgtgctttagttattgcacatctaagtgagtgaatcaagcataaagagaaaaagaaaaaagagaaagaaaatattcacacgaatctcaatgtaagatcaatgacatatgacttagatgtgcaatacttatggcacatctagatgtgctttagcaaaactgataTTTAATTCATGCCTACGGGTATTTATACAGGAGAACATGCGACGATGAGATGAACTAAGAGAGAGTACATGAGAACATGCCCCTAGCTGTGCACTAGACTCGGCAAATCTGATACCTGATCCAGCCAATCTGCTACAATTTATAATGTTGACTACCGTGTCTATGTCCTTCAGGCTTGGGACCTTGATAAGTGTCACACGTGTGGCACGAACACAGCAACACCGAACGTTTTTTATGGCAAGTTTAATGACGCGAGGATGGCAACTTTTGTTGTCAAGCATGGCAACTTTCTTTTCAGATGACAAGTTTCAGTTTTTTTTagtttgttttttt contains:
- the LOC125536717 gene encoding organelle RRM domain-containing protein 2, mitochondrial-like, which encodes MAAVAAARAGAARAGFRRMFSVSAFAPPPPPTARPAAEPCNNLFVSGLNKRTTSDGLREAFSKFGQVTDARVITDRISGYSRGFGFVRYATVEEAGEGIKGMDGKFLDGWVIFAEYAKQREAQQPPQSAGTQSSGYQYPS